One stretch of Jiangella gansuensis DSM 44835 DNA includes these proteins:
- a CDS encoding RNA-binding domain-containing protein has product MKLDSLTELLQRVLDGAPAGSLESETLDFKRDPHTVTGHAAPKNPRARLVEELVDAVVCFSNGVGGRIVLGVDDKASGVDALTGTAEDPQFLRQRIYGNTRPQLTLAIDEVEFRGVRLLIITVPEGLDLVTDTKGKALRRDGTSCHPISEDARRALAHERRNPDLTARPSERAWRDVQPSALNQARYLLAQLVDLRAQMAELDDLSMLRALNVVDRDDRLLVAGEILFCTPGYDVLDLLVRGASGGEPSVRRLREPLVVLLPHALDLIRSSIDPEVAHVALLSGQEVALPDFSPIAVDEAVTNALVHRDYSLQERVVIDQSPNVLRIWSPGGLPYGVAQDRLLSTVSTPRNPVLMGALQQLGLAERASRGIDRMFREQVRVGQQVPGIRVDDFSVEVYFSSGAPNRAFASYVASLPSTLRDNVDALLTLAHLCQHPTVNVAMAATLLQVSEDEARHRVESLAAGPHALVERDGDSRRGIRWRLRPAVATALGTAVQHRTRADAARPRVEAHLAEYGWITNKTIRNMFDLDVQQATQMLNDLRAANVVVKDPDGPQRGPSIRWLPTTQEQRDAARRRRGGE; this is encoded by the coding sequence GTGAAACTCGACTCCCTGACGGAGCTACTACAGCGCGTTCTGGATGGCGCTCCAGCTGGATCGCTGGAGTCAGAGACCTTGGATTTCAAGAGGGACCCACACACGGTCACTGGGCATGCCGCACCAAAGAACCCGCGAGCTCGGCTCGTCGAAGAACTGGTCGACGCGGTGGTCTGTTTCTCTAACGGGGTCGGCGGGCGAATCGTGCTCGGCGTCGACGACAAGGCGTCGGGTGTCGACGCACTTACCGGCACCGCCGAGGATCCTCAGTTCCTGAGGCAGCGCATCTACGGCAACACGCGCCCCCAGTTGACCCTCGCCATCGACGAAGTTGAGTTCCGTGGGGTTCGTCTGCTGATCATCACCGTCCCTGAGGGTCTGGATCTGGTGACGGACACCAAAGGGAAGGCTTTGCGGAGGGACGGCACCTCGTGCCACCCAATCAGCGAGGATGCTCGCCGAGCTCTTGCTCATGAACGTCGGAACCCGGATCTCACCGCACGGCCATCGGAACGTGCATGGCGAGACGTGCAGCCGAGTGCATTGAACCAGGCACGGTACCTGCTGGCGCAGCTCGTGGACCTGCGCGCACAGATGGCCGAGCTGGACGACCTGAGTATGCTGCGGGCACTGAACGTCGTGGACCGTGACGATCGTCTGCTGGTTGCTGGAGAGATCCTGTTCTGCACGCCCGGCTATGACGTACTGGATCTCCTCGTCCGCGGCGCATCCGGCGGCGAGCCGTCTGTCCGTCGTCTACGAGAACCGCTGGTTGTGTTGTTGCCCCATGCTCTCGATCTCATACGATCGAGCATCGACCCCGAGGTCGCTCATGTTGCGCTTCTCTCTGGGCAGGAGGTGGCGCTACCGGACTTTTCCCCGATCGCCGTTGACGAAGCTGTCACTAATGCACTCGTTCACCGCGACTACTCGCTACAGGAACGTGTGGTCATCGACCAATCTCCCAACGTCCTTCGAATTTGGTCGCCAGGCGGATTGCCCTACGGTGTCGCCCAGGACAGGCTCCTCAGCACCGTCTCCACGCCACGCAATCCCGTGCTGATGGGTGCGCTGCAGCAGCTGGGACTCGCCGAGCGTGCCTCGCGCGGAATTGATCGAATGTTCAGGGAACAGGTCCGCGTTGGCCAGCAGGTACCTGGCATTCGCGTCGACGACTTCTCAGTAGAGGTCTACTTCAGCAGTGGCGCGCCAAACCGCGCGTTCGCAAGTTACGTCGCTTCGCTTCCATCGACGCTCAGGGACAACGTTGACGCATTACTGACCTTGGCCCATCTGTGCCAGCATCCGACCGTCAACGTCGCCATGGCCGCGACGTTGTTGCAGGTCAGTGAAGACGAGGCGCGTCATCGAGTGGAATCACTCGCCGCGGGACCACATGCACTTGTCGAGCGGGACGGAGATTCCCGGAGAGGAATCCGCTGGCGCTTACGGCCCGCTGTCGCGACGGCGCTCGGGACCGCGGTGCAGCACCGTACGCGAGCGGACGCGGCCAGACCGCGTGTGGAGGCGCATCTGGCTGAGTACGGCTGGATCACGAACAAGACCATCCGCAACATGTTCGATCTCGACGTTCAACAGGCCACGCAGATGCTCAACGACTTGCGTGCCGCCAACGTCGTCGTGAAGGATCCCGACGGTCCACAACGGGGGCCATCGATCAGATGGCTCCCCACAACGCAAGAGCAGAGGGATGCTGCTCGCAGAAGAAGGGGCGGCGAGTGA
- a CDS encoding short chain dehydrogenase, whose protein sequence is MKKVVVIGASGVIGSAVADALAQRHEVVRASRRGPVQVDVSRPESVAELFETVRDVDAVVCCAANAPTADLVTAGDDEFTAGLPGKLLGQVRLVRTAVHHLNDGGSVTLTGGTFVEPLPGGAFGALVNAGLAAFVEAAAPELPRDLRLNLVAPGWVRESLETFGWDPEKGLPAREVARAYVAAVEGSARGQVVAVTA, encoded by the coding sequence GTGAAGAAGGTCGTTGTCATCGGGGCCAGCGGGGTCATCGGATCCGCCGTCGCCGATGCGCTGGCGCAGCGGCACGAGGTGGTCCGGGCCTCTCGCCGGGGGCCGGTCCAGGTCGACGTCAGCCGGCCGGAGTCGGTGGCGGAGCTGTTCGAGACCGTGCGTGATGTCGACGCGGTCGTGTGTTGCGCGGCGAACGCGCCGACGGCCGACCTCGTGACCGCCGGCGACGACGAGTTCACTGCGGGGTTGCCGGGCAAGCTGCTCGGCCAGGTCCGGCTGGTCCGCACCGCCGTGCACCATCTGAACGACGGCGGGTCCGTCACCCTCACCGGCGGGACGTTCGTGGAGCCGCTGCCGGGTGGTGCGTTCGGTGCCCTGGTGAACGCGGGGCTCGCGGCGTTCGTGGAGGCAGCGGCGCCAGAGCTGCCGCGAGATCTACGGCTCAACCTGGTGGCGCCGGGCTGGGTGCGGGAGTCGCTGGAGACGTTCGGCTGGGACCCGGAGAAGGGGCTGCCGGCCCGGGAGGTCGCGCGGGCGTACGTCGCGGCGGTGGAGGGCTCGGCGCGCGGCCAGGTGGTGGCTGTCACGGCCTGA
- a CDS encoding MFS transporter: MTTSQRVADPPSLFSRAHLPLALGAVALVTLGAFENRAVGTALPTLVAEFDALGSFGLANAAPVASYVVSLAIAGGWADRSGPVAPLRAGVVTFAVAQLLVGSAAGMPQVIGGRLLSGLAEGLIDVGVMVLVARALPVGLRPRMFSLFAAAWVLPSVVGPFLTGLVTEQVGWRWVFLGALVILIPTWLLIQPAIRSVRAAPGDAVDPGDGSARATPPRALVPWAATAAVAVFGLTVAGEHLEDHPLTGGIAVAVGAAGVLVAARRLLPAGTFRLRRGLPTVVAERGFAAAAFAGAGSWLPLLLTLLHDFRPSTAGTSLSITGVAWAFGSWLQGRDHRYSRVTVLRAGLAAMTTGIAVTTLLAWPAVPPVAGLAGWAVAGIGMGLTSPILSLLILDQSDRTNQGRNVSAGHLAGSLSTATAFAAGGTAVAYAAPSPGPVTFAAMLAASTAVALAGLLAAGRVVTEHRARVPAHTGR, translated from the coding sequence ATGACCACGAGCCAGCGGGTGGCCGACCCCCCGTCGCTGTTCAGCCGGGCCCACCTGCCGCTCGCCCTCGGCGCGGTCGCGCTCGTGACCCTGGGTGCCTTCGAGAACCGCGCCGTCGGCACCGCGCTGCCCACGCTCGTGGCCGAGTTCGACGCGCTCGGCAGCTTCGGCCTGGCCAACGCCGCACCCGTGGCGAGCTACGTTGTCTCCCTCGCGATCGCCGGCGGATGGGCCGACCGGTCCGGGCCGGTGGCGCCGCTGCGGGCGGGAGTGGTCACCTTCGCCGTAGCGCAGCTGCTCGTCGGGAGTGCGGCCGGCATGCCTCAGGTGATCGGGGGACGGCTGCTCAGCGGGCTGGCCGAAGGGCTCATCGACGTCGGGGTCATGGTGCTGGTGGCGCGAGCCCTGCCGGTCGGGCTGCGGCCGCGGATGTTCTCACTGTTCGCGGCCGCCTGGGTGCTGCCCTCGGTGGTCGGCCCGTTCCTGACGGGGCTGGTCACCGAACAGGTCGGCTGGCGCTGGGTGTTCCTCGGCGCTCTGGTCATCCTGATTCCCACCTGGCTGCTGATCCAGCCCGCCATCCGTTCGGTGCGGGCCGCGCCCGGGGATGCCGTCGACCCTGGTGACGGGTCCGCGCGGGCCACGCCGCCGCGCGCTCTCGTGCCGTGGGCGGCCACCGCCGCCGTCGCCGTCTTCGGGCTCACCGTGGCCGGCGAGCATCTCGAGGACCACCCCCTGACCGGCGGGATCGCCGTCGCCGTCGGGGCGGCCGGCGTGCTCGTCGCGGCCCGGCGGCTGCTCCCGGCCGGCACGTTCCGGCTGCGCCGCGGATTGCCGACCGTGGTCGCCGAGCGAGGCTTCGCGGCCGCCGCGTTCGCCGGTGCCGGCTCCTGGCTGCCGTTGCTGCTCACCCTGCTGCACGACTTCAGGCCGTCCACCGCCGGCACCAGCCTCTCCATCACCGGTGTGGCGTGGGCGTTCGGCTCCTGGCTCCAGGGCCGCGACCACCGGTACTCGCGGGTCACCGTGCTGCGAGCCGGGCTGGCGGCCATGACCACGGGCATCGCCGTCACGACACTGCTGGCCTGGCCGGCGGTACCGCCCGTTGCCGGGTTGGCCGGCTGGGCCGTGGCGGGCATCGGGATGGGACTCACCTCGCCGATACTGTCCCTGTTGATCCTCGACCAATCCGACCGGACCAACCAGGGCCGCAACGTCAGCGCGGGACACCTGGCGGGGTCGTTGAGTACGGCGACGGCGTTCGCGGCCGGTGGCACGGCGGTCGCGTACGCCGCGCCGTCGCCGGGCCCGGTGACGTTCGCCGCCATGCTGGCCGCGAGCACCGCCGTCGCCCTGGCCGGACTGCTCGCGGCCGGGCGGGTCGTCACCGAGCACCGTGCCCGGGTCCCCGCCCACACAGGAAGGTGA
- a CDS encoding TetR/AcrR family transcriptional regulator — MSASRTARERARAELTREITEIGRRQLGTEGAAGLSLRAIAREMGMVSSAIYRYFPSRDDLLTALIIDAYNALGDAVEQADAGCAETDYAGRWRAVCHAVRTWALSHPHEYALLYGSPVPGYQAPQDTVGPAVRDTAVFGRILSSACAAGALSPPDGFPAPPPSFSSDADEVRTLMPGLPDDLVARAIAAWTGLFGLLSFEIFGQFNNVITDRTALFDHATTTLGRLIGLPGNAPG; from the coding sequence ATGAGTGCCAGCCGGACCGCACGCGAACGTGCCCGTGCAGAGCTGACCAGGGAGATCACCGAGATCGGCCGCCGCCAGCTCGGCACCGAAGGAGCCGCCGGACTGTCCCTGCGGGCCATCGCCCGCGAAATGGGCATGGTCTCGTCGGCCATCTATCGCTACTTCCCGAGCCGCGACGACCTCCTGACCGCACTGATCATCGACGCTTACAACGCTCTCGGCGACGCCGTCGAGCAGGCGGACGCCGGCTGCGCCGAGACCGACTACGCCGGCCGCTGGCGCGCCGTATGCCACGCCGTCCGCACCTGGGCACTGTCACACCCGCACGAATACGCGCTGCTCTACGGGTCACCGGTGCCCGGATACCAAGCGCCGCAGGACACCGTCGGGCCGGCCGTACGCGACACCGCCGTCTTCGGGCGCATCCTCTCCTCGGCGTGCGCGGCCGGTGCGCTCTCCCCGCCGGACGGGTTCCCGGCGCCGCCACCGTCCTTCAGCTCCGACGCCGACGAGGTGCGCACGCTCATGCCCGGTCTGCCCGACGACCTGGTCGCCCGCGCCATCGCCGCCTGGACCGGGCTCTTCGGGCTGCTGAGCTTCGAGATCTTCGGCCAGTTCAACAACGTCATCACCGACCGCACCGCCCTGTTCGATCACGCGACCACCACCCTCGGGCGGCTGATCGGCCTCCCGGGTAACGCACCGGGTTGA
- a CDS encoding NAD-dependent epimerase/dehydratase family protein yields the protein MSKHVIVGAGQIGALLATLLSDDGQDVVVVSRSGSGPDGVTNVSADASDRDRLTEITRGADVIYNCVNPQYHRWTQDWPPIARSLLGAAEANGAVLTILGNLYVYGPVDGPMTEDLPLASTGVKGQVRTTMWNDALTAHRAGRVRVTELRGSDYFGPGVLSQGHIGERFVPALLAGKPATYLFDPDVVRSWTYVGDVARALAVAGRDERAWGRAWHVPTDAPLTARQLADRLTRVAGAPRSKVRQVPRLFTEAMALGSPTMREIRELRYQFDRPFVLDSSDFQETFGERPTPIDEALAETVRWWRSR from the coding sequence ATGAGCAAGCACGTCATCGTCGGAGCCGGCCAGATCGGCGCCCTGCTGGCCACACTGTTGTCGGACGACGGGCAGGACGTCGTGGTGGTGAGCCGGTCCGGCTCCGGCCCGGACGGCGTGACTAACGTGTCCGCGGACGCGAGCGACCGGGACCGGCTGACCGAGATCACCCGCGGGGCCGACGTCATCTACAACTGCGTCAACCCCCAGTACCACCGCTGGACGCAGGACTGGCCGCCGATCGCCCGGTCCCTGCTCGGCGCGGCCGAGGCGAACGGCGCTGTGCTGACCATCCTCGGCAACCTCTACGTCTATGGTCCGGTCGACGGCCCCATGACGGAGGATCTGCCGCTGGCGAGCACCGGCGTCAAGGGCCAGGTGCGCACCACCATGTGGAACGACGCGCTGACCGCTCACCGCGCCGGCCGGGTCCGGGTGACGGAGCTGCGCGGCTCGGACTACTTCGGTCCCGGGGTGCTCTCCCAGGGTCACATCGGTGAGCGGTTCGTCCCGGCCCTGCTGGCGGGCAAGCCGGCCACCTACCTGTTCGACCCTGATGTGGTGCGCAGCTGGACCTATGTCGGCGACGTCGCCCGCGCGCTGGCCGTCGCCGGCCGGGACGAGCGGGCGTGGGGCCGGGCCTGGCACGTGCCCACGGACGCGCCGCTGACCGCCCGCCAGCTCGCCGATCGGCTCACCCGGGTGGCGGGCGCGCCGCGGTCCAAGGTCCGGCAGGTCCCGCGGCTGTTCACCGAGGCGATGGCGCTGGGTTCGCCGACGATGCGCGAGATCCGGGAGCTGCGCTACCAGTTCGACCGGCCGTTCGTGCTGGACTCGTCGGACTTCCAGGAGACGTTCGGCGAGCGGCCCACCCCCATCGACGAAGCCCTGGCCGAAACCGTCCGCTGGTGGCGTTCGCGCTGA
- a CDS encoding class II aldolase/adducin family protein: MTQAEQLVLACRRLAALGLSPGGSGNASVRVGEQVFVTPTGSALGRVTEDDLAVLATDGTALSANRPSKEFPLHLAAYRARPEARAIVHLHSVHAVAVACLDTEPPLPVLTPYQVTRLGALPVAPYARPGSEALATGVAELMTEHHAVLMANHGSVVAASDIDLAADLAEELESTARLALLLRGLPYRELPSPP, encoded by the coding sequence GTGACCCAGGCCGAACAGCTGGTCCTGGCCTGCCGCCGGCTGGCCGCGCTCGGTCTGTCTCCCGGCGGGTCGGGCAACGCCAGTGTCCGCGTGGGCGAGCAGGTCTTCGTCACACCGACCGGGAGCGCGCTGGGCAGGGTCACCGAGGACGACCTTGCCGTGCTGGCCACGGATGGCACCGCGCTGTCGGCCAACCGGCCGTCCAAGGAGTTCCCCCTGCACCTGGCGGCGTACCGGGCGCGGCCCGAGGCACGGGCCATCGTGCACCTGCACTCGGTGCACGCGGTGGCGGTGGCCTGCCTCGACACCGAACCGCCGCTGCCTGTCCTGACGCCGTACCAGGTCACCCGGCTCGGCGCGCTGCCGGTGGCGCCGTACGCCCGCCCCGGCAGCGAAGCCCTCGCCACCGGCGTCGCCGAACTGATGACCGAGCACCACGCGGTGCTGATGGCCAACCACGGCAGCGTGGTCGCGGCGTCCGACATCGACCTCGCCGCCGACCTGGCCGAGGAGTTGGAGTCCACGGCCAGGCTGGCGTTGCTGTTGCGTGGGCTGCCGTACCGGGAGTTGCCCTCGCCGCCGTGA
- the otnK gene encoding 3-oxo-tetronate kinase encodes MTWLGVIADDVTGACDLAGVVTAAGLPATVLLGPPQPGDEPAPGAECAVVALASRTAPADDAVAWSVAAGQWLLDHGAQRLYQKYCSTFDSTKDGTIGPVADALADLTGTGSSVGTPATPAVGRTVYQGHLFVDGRLLSESPLRDHPLTPMTDPDLARVLGAQTPRPVAVVPWPTFGGRADAPASVRRQVAAAAGGHVLLDAITDADLDLHATTLFEGDELLGGASGLAAGLARRYATLAGRAPGSGPSPLPDVDSGGGRVVLAGSCSRRTREQIAAFGGPVVRIGVDDLAADPARTVSAAIAAALTALRSADGSPVLVTTSLDPQELRRVQERHGRDRSARLAEDALADVARAVVEAGVRRLIVAGGETSGAVTRALGVRQVVIGDQVAPGVPWTVSAGPMRLALLLKSGNFGPADLFTTAWEVAP; translated from the coding sequence ATGACCTGGTTGGGTGTGATCGCCGACGACGTCACCGGCGCCTGCGACCTCGCCGGCGTCGTGACGGCGGCCGGACTGCCGGCCACCGTCCTGCTCGGGCCGCCGCAGCCCGGTGACGAACCGGCACCCGGCGCCGAGTGCGCCGTCGTCGCGCTGGCCTCGCGGACCGCACCGGCCGACGACGCCGTCGCCTGGTCCGTCGCCGCCGGGCAATGGCTTCTCGACCACGGCGCACAGCGGCTGTACCAGAAGTACTGCTCGACCTTCGACTCCACGAAGGACGGCACCATCGGGCCGGTCGCCGACGCGCTTGCCGACCTGACCGGCACGGGGTCGTCCGTGGGCACGCCCGCCACTCCTGCCGTCGGGCGCACCGTCTACCAGGGGCACCTCTTCGTGGACGGGCGGCTGCTGTCGGAGTCGCCGCTGCGCGACCATCCGCTGACCCCGATGACCGACCCCGACCTGGCGCGGGTCCTGGGCGCCCAGACTCCGCGGCCGGTCGCGGTGGTGCCGTGGCCGACGTTCGGTGGCCGCGCCGACGCGCCCGCCTCGGTGCGCCGTCAGGTGGCTGCCGCCGCCGGCGGGCACGTACTCCTGGACGCCATCACCGACGCCGACCTCGATCTGCACGCCACGACGCTGTTCGAGGGCGACGAGCTGCTCGGTGGCGCCTCCGGACTGGCAGCCGGGCTGGCTCGCCGGTACGCGACGCTGGCCGGACGGGCGCCGGGTTCCGGTCCCTCGCCGCTACCGGACGTGGACAGCGGCGGCGGGCGGGTGGTGCTCGCCGGTAGCTGCTCGCGGCGCACCCGCGAGCAGATCGCCGCGTTCGGTGGGCCGGTGGTACGGATCGGGGTCGACGACCTCGCGGCCGACCCCGCCCGGACGGTGTCCGCCGCCATCGCCGCGGCGCTCACCGCGCTGCGCTCCGCCGACGGCAGTCCGGTGCTGGTCACCACCAGCCTCGACCCGCAGGAGCTGCGCCGGGTGCAGGAACGGCACGGGCGCGACCGCTCCGCGCGGCTGGCCGAGGACGCCCTCGCCGACGTGGCGCGAGCGGTCGTCGAGGCCGGGGTGCGGCGGCTGATCGTCGCCGGCGGTGAGACCTCCGGCGCGGTGACCCGGGCTCTGGGCGTACGCCAGGTCGTCATCGGCGACCAGGTGGCGCCAGGTGTGCCGTGGACCGTGAGCGCCGGTCCGATGCGGCTCGCGCTGCTGCTGAAGTCCGGCAACTTCGGGCCCGCCGATCTGTTCACCACCGCCTGGGAGGTGGCACCGTGA
- a CDS encoding DeoR/GlpR family DNA-binding transcription regulator, producing the protein MRYTDAPRRRDELLKRLRASGYVSAGHAAADLGVSEMTIRRDLHQLADDGYAVRVTGGARLPDGAGVPFEQRSDHSAGQKRAVAGATAALLEPGATVALDSGTTVARLAEVLPPDLTVVTHSVPVIASCAARTDLRLIGLGGIFHPVTRSFGGPAVRTALQDIVVDVAVLSATAVGPDGVYCSDLYDAETKQAIAGAARSVIVATDGSKLRAHAPIRFAGLESVAVLVTDESAPAVTASAIRAAGVRVVLAGVKPTRGPAAATSVEPAGEPQ; encoded by the coding sequence GTGCGTTACACCGACGCGCCGCGGCGGCGCGATGAGCTGCTGAAACGGCTGCGCGCGTCCGGATACGTCTCGGCGGGCCATGCCGCGGCCGACCTCGGCGTCTCGGAGATGACCATCCGGCGCGACCTCCACCAGCTCGCCGACGACGGGTACGCCGTCCGGGTGACCGGCGGCGCCCGGCTGCCCGACGGCGCCGGCGTGCCGTTCGAGCAGCGCAGCGACCACAGCGCCGGACAGAAGCGGGCCGTCGCCGGCGCCACCGCGGCGTTGCTCGAACCGGGCGCCACGGTGGCCCTCGACTCCGGCACGACCGTGGCCCGGCTGGCGGAAGTGCTCCCGCCCGACCTCACGGTCGTCACCCACTCGGTCCCGGTCATCGCCAGCTGCGCCGCCCGCACGGACCTGCGGCTGATCGGCCTGGGGGGCATCTTCCACCCCGTCACGCGGTCGTTCGGCGGCCCGGCCGTACGCACGGCACTGCAGGACATCGTCGTCGACGTCGCCGTGCTCTCGGCCACCGCCGTCGGCCCCGACGGTGTGTACTGCAGTGATCTGTACGACGCGGAGACCAAGCAGGCCATCGCGGGTGCCGCCCGCTCCGTCATCGTCGCCACCGACGGGTCGAAACTGCGTGCGCACGCACCCATCCGGTTCGCCGGGCTGGAGTCCGTCGCCGTGCTGGTCACCGACGAATCCGCCCCGGCGGTGACGGCGTCCGCCATCCGGGCGGCGGGCGTGCGGGTGGTCCTGGCCGGGGTCAAGCCGACCCGCGGACCCGCCGCGGCGACGTCGGTGGAGCCGGCGGGTGAGCCGCAATGA
- a CDS encoding aspartate/glutamate racemase family protein, giving the protein MTRVGLVHTVPSLGPVFHDLVSEAAGDRDIEPIHVTDPWLLRTALSAGVTPDVVDRLAAHVAYLRERGAAGVLVTCSSLGEASEQVLDRLGDDVPVVRVDQGMADRAVELAGDGGRVAVLATAGSTVGPTRRLVQRSAEAAGIEVTVEVELLEEAAHARDGGDGSRHDALVAEAVGRWARPERSDVVVLAQASMAAAARSAAGAAAVPVLSSPELAARRLVDVTTPP; this is encoded by the coding sequence ATGACCCGCGTCGGCCTCGTGCACACCGTCCCGTCGCTCGGCCCGGTCTTTCACGACCTGGTGTCCGAGGCGGCCGGTGACCGCGACATCGAGCCCATCCACGTCACCGATCCCTGGCTGCTGCGCACGGCGCTGTCGGCCGGTGTCACGCCCGACGTGGTCGACCGGCTGGCCGCGCACGTGGCGTACCTGCGCGAGCGTGGGGCCGCCGGCGTGCTGGTGACGTGCTCGTCGCTGGGAGAGGCCAGCGAGCAGGTGCTCGACCGGCTCGGCGATGACGTCCCGGTGGTGCGCGTCGACCAGGGCATGGCCGACCGCGCCGTCGAACTTGCCGGCGACGGCGGCAGAGTGGCCGTTCTCGCGACGGCCGGCTCGACGGTCGGGCCGACGCGGCGGCTGGTACAGCGCAGCGCGGAGGCGGCCGGCATCGAGGTCACGGTCGAGGTCGAGCTGCTGGAGGAGGCCGCGCACGCTCGGGACGGCGGCGACGGCAGCCGTCACGACGCGCTGGTGGCCGAGGCGGTCGGCCGATGGGCGCGGCCGGAGCGGTCCGACGTCGTGGTGCTGGCTCAGGCATCCATGGCCGCCGCGGCGAGGTCTGCCGCCGGCGCCGCCGCAGTGCCGGTGCTGAGCTCGCCGGAGCTGGCCGCACGCCGTCTCGTCGACGTCACCACACCGCCATGA
- a CDS encoding extracellular solute-binding protein — protein MRPAAVRWSVVALTAGMVLAGCAQGTSDDDSDDESGGAVFDPEAELSGELNVMGFGATDEIGQTRIDLAGEAIAPAEISLIEGDLDIQQFLSAIASGEPPELVYANRDQIGTFASRGAIMPLDECIEGEGIDTSMYLEPALEQVTFDGQTYGIPEFNSVQITQANADLLAAAGLTIEDVNGSDWDAVSAANQAMYQGSGNSLSVIGYDSKLPEFLPLWAKANGADLLSEDGRTAQLDDPAVLEALEWAVSIYDAQGGFGVVKAYRDSADFFGAGNQFATNVLGAMPMEQWYVNVLNDVSPDAPMAFDTVRDLEGEPLAYASGSAWAIPDGSANPEAACRFIKTMTETESWIAAAQARVDLREAEGKPFTGLLTGNAEADAAIQEQFVQPIGDPKWDAAVEATYEANEHTFTLPANPADAEFKTAWQDAVNRVLNGQQEPADALAQAQEEAQAALDEAWATWDEEEG, from the coding sequence ATGAGACCAGCAGCTGTTCGATGGTCCGTCGTGGCGCTGACGGCCGGCATGGTGCTGGCTGGTTGCGCCCAGGGCACCAGTGACGACGATTCGGACGACGAGTCCGGTGGCGCCGTCTTCGATCCCGAAGCCGAGCTGAGCGGCGAGCTGAACGTCATGGGGTTCGGCGCCACCGACGAGATCGGGCAGACCCGGATCGACCTGGCCGGTGAGGCGATCGCGCCGGCCGAGATCAGCCTCATCGAGGGCGACCTGGACATCCAGCAGTTCCTGTCCGCCATCGCCAGCGGTGAGCCGCCGGAACTGGTCTACGCCAACCGCGACCAGATCGGCACCTTCGCCTCGCGCGGCGCCATCATGCCGCTGGACGAGTGCATCGAGGGCGAGGGCATCGACACGTCGATGTACCTCGAGCCGGCGCTGGAGCAGGTGACCTTCGACGGCCAGACCTACGGCATCCCGGAGTTCAACTCGGTCCAGATCACGCAGGCGAACGCCGACCTGCTGGCCGCCGCCGGGCTGACGATCGAGGACGTCAACGGCTCCGACTGGGATGCCGTCAGCGCCGCCAACCAGGCGATGTACCAAGGCAGCGGCAACAGCCTGTCGGTCATCGGCTACGACAGCAAGCTGCCGGAGTTCCTGCCCCTGTGGGCCAAGGCCAACGGCGCCGACCTGCTCTCCGAGGACGGCCGGACCGCTCAGCTCGACGACCCCGCCGTGCTCGAGGCGCTGGAGTGGGCCGTCAGCATCTACGACGCGCAGGGCGGCTTCGGCGTGGTGAAGGCGTACCGCGACTCCGCCGACTTCTTCGGCGCGGGCAACCAGTTCGCCACCAACGTGCTGGGCGCGATGCCGATGGAGCAGTGGTACGTCAACGTGCTCAACGACGTGTCGCCGGACGCGCCGATGGCGTTCGACACCGTCCGCGACCTGGAGGGTGAGCCGCTCGCCTACGCGTCGGGCTCGGCGTGGGCCATCCCGGACGGCAGCGCCAACCCGGAGGCCGCCTGCCGGTTCATCAAGACCATGACGGAGACGGAGAGCTGGATCGCGGCCGCCCAGGCCCGCGTCGACCTGCGCGAGGCCGAGGGCAAGCCGTTCACCGGCCTGCTCACCGGCAACGCCGAGGCGGACGCGGCCATCCAGGAGCAGTTCGTCCAGCCCATCGGCGACCCGAAGTGGGACGCCGCCGTCGAGGCCACCTACGAGGCCAACGAGCACACGTTCACCCTGCCGGCCAACCCGGCCGACGCGGAGTTCAAGACCGCGTGGCAGGACGCCGTGAACCGGGTTCTCAACGGTCAGCAGGAGCCCGCGGACGCCCTG